Genomic window (Granulicella arctica):
AGTGCCCAGCCTTCTCGATCCGATTCAACTCGGAGATCTCTACCTCCCCAACCGCGTCTTCATGGCCCCGCTGACCCGCCTTCGCGGCACCCCAGATCACGTTCCCACCTCAATCATGGTCGAGTACTACACCCAGCGTGCCAGCGCCGGTCTCATCATCTCGGAAGCCACCCCCGTCGACCCTTTTGGCGTTGGCTACGCAAACGTCCCCGGCATCTGGTCGCAGCAGCAGACAGAGGCGTGGATGCCCATCACCAAGGCCATCCACGATCATGGCGGCCATATCTTCGCCCAGCTCTGGCATGTCGGCCGCATCTCCGACCCCATCTTCCTCGACGGCCAGCTACCGGTCGCACCCAGCGCCATCGCGCCCAAGGGTATGGTCAGCCTCGTACGTCCCCAGCGTGAATTCGTCACGCCTCGCGCCCTCGAACTCTCTGAGATCAAAGGCGTAGTCGAGGCCTTCCGTCGCGGCGCTCAAAATGCCCAGATCGCAGGCTTTGACGGCGTCGAACTCCACGGCGCCAACGGCTATCTCCTCGACCAGTTCCTGCAGGACGGCTCCAACCACCGCACCGACGAGTACGGTGGCCCCATCGAGAACCGCGCCCGCCTCATGCTCGAGTGCACCGACGCCGCCATCTCGGTCTTCGGCCCCGGCCGCGTCGGCATGCATCTCGCTCCGCGTGGCGACTCCCACGGCATCTCCGATTCCAACCTCGCCGCCACCTTCAGCTACGTCGCCCGCGAACTCGGCAAGCGTAAGCTCGCCTTCATCGCAGCCCGCGAGCACGTAGCGCCCGACAGCCTCGGTCCAACCCTCAAGGAACTCTTCGGCGGCGTCTACGTCGCCAACGAGGCCATCCACCAGCAGGCCGGTCAGCAACTCCTCGACGAAGGAAAGGCGGACGCCGTCGCCTTCGGCAAGCTCTTCATCGCCAACCCGGACCTCCCGCTTCGCTTCTCGCGGCAGTCTGCCCTGAACGCTCCCGTCCCCTCCACCTTCTACGCGCCCGGCGCCGAGGGCTACACAGACTATCCTTCGCTGCAGGGATAACGAAAGAACCATGCGGGTCGCAGACCTCTGCGACCCGCACTCACGAGGCACTCTGCCCGACCGCACACCATCCCTTCAGGAACAGTTCGGCCCGATCGACATCTACCTCTTCGATCAACTCCTCCGCGCCCGCATCACACCCGGCATGACGATCTTCGACGCTGGCTGCGGCTCCGGTCGCAACATCGTCTATCTCCTCCGCGAAGGCTACCCAGTCTTCGGAGTGGACTCTGACCCATCCGCCATCGACCACGTCCGCTGGATCGCCGCCTCCCTCGCACCCACTCTTCCTGCAAACAACTTCCGCGTCGAGTCAATCGAGAACACATCGTTTCCCGATGCCTTCGCCGATGTGGTCCTCTGCAACACGGTCCTCCACTTCGCGCGAGACGACGAGCACTTCGAAGCCATCCTCCACGGAGCCTGGCGCGCCCTCCGCCCTGGCGGCCTGTTCTTCTGCCGCCTCGCCTCCACCATCGGCATGGAGCACCAGCACCTCGGCGGCCGCCGCTTCCTCTCTCCCGATGGAGCCGAACGCTACCTCGTCGACGAAGCCCTGCTCCTCAAGTGGACCCACGACCTCGACGCCGAGCTGCTCGACCCCATCAAGACCACCGTCGTGCAGGATCAGCGCTGCATGACCACATGGGTCATCCGCAAGAACGCCTGACCTACTGCATCGTCCCGGTCGAGAAGATCTGCTCCGCCTGCAGCCCTAAGATCCGATACACCCCAAACTGCCGACTCGTCTGCCCGCGCATCTCGAACAGGAGGCTAGCCCGGTTCGAGGCCTCGACATCCACCGCATCGACCAGCCGCAACCGCGCCGTCCGATCCAGATGCGCCGCATCCGTCACCGTGTGCAGCACCATCTTCGGCTCATGCTGCGCGTCCAGTTGCGCCACAACCGTCACATAGCGCAGATTCGCTCCCTCACCATCCGTATGGGCCTGATACACGAACGTAGGAACATCCCCATAGCTCAACAGATAGCCCTTCAACTGCTCATCCAGCACGGGGATCTTCGCCCGTTGCAGCGACTTCACCGGTCGTCGCAACTTGCTGTTAGCGGGCCTTGTCGTGCTGGAGGCAGCAGACTTAGACGGAGCCGCAGCAGGCGCAGCCGGAATCCCGTACGCCGCAAGCTGTGCCTGCGCGATCGCCTGCATCTTCGTCAGGATCGCCACCCGCTCCGCATCATCCTCCCACGGTCGCGCAAAGTCATGCACAGGGCGATTCGCTGCATCGGACACCGCAATCATCTGCCGCAAGTCCACCGGCAGCCCGGATAGCTTCGGCAACTCTTTCTCAGTCATCGCCGCCACAGGCTTTCCACGGTGCAGAGCTGGCCGATCAGGATCATCGTTCAGCGACCCCACCCCCGCAACACTCGATCCCGACTCCTTCGCCTTCTTCGCATCCTCTGGCGTATGCCGCTTCAGCGTGGGCCGATCCGGATCATCCGCAGGCGTGCTCCCTGAACTCGCAGGCGTCGTGTCCGCCGTATCGTTCCCGCTCCGGCGCTTCATCGTCGGTCGGTCCGGATCATCAGCCGGAGTCGTCGTTCCGGAAGCCGTCCCTGAGCTTGCCGTAGCCGTTGGGTCCGCGTCCGTATGCCGCTTCATCGTAGGCCGGTCAGGATCATCTGCTGGCGTACTTCCAGCATCGCCGCTCCCATCCTTCTTGGAGAACTTCGGACGGTCTGGATCAGCAGCCGCGTCGGTCGTCTTGCTATCAGTCTTAGCTGTATCCGTTCCAGCAGCCGACGTAGAAGCAGGCGTAACCGGCTGTCCCGCCTTGTTCGTAAAGTGAGGCTTATCGGGATCGACGCTCGCATTCGTCTCGATCCCTGCCGTCCGTGCCGGTTGCAACTTCCGCGTCGGCAGCTTCCTGGGAGCGACCAGCCCCTTGAAGCTTCCATAGCCAAACCAGCCATCGTCATACGCCTCGGCGATATTCACCGCCTGCAGATGCCGCGCGTAGACAAGCTCAAGATTCCCCTTGGCAACTCCCGCCTCATCCAACTCGTAGATATTGCCCGAGCCCAGCGCAAACGGCACCGGCCGTGCCAGGTAGAGGCCACCGTCCTCGAGCTTCTTATCGATATAGAGCGTCACCGGGATCAACCTGCTGGCCGTAGGCTTGGCCAGCTCACCCGTCCATTCGTACACGCCAACCGATCGCACCACCGTCTCCGGCTTCGCCACCTTGTGCATCTGCGCAGGTGCAACTCCAGCACTCACCAGCAGAATCCCGATACTCCACAGCTTCTTCATAGACTTGAGCCCACACCCATCCTGCGTACACTTTAGACGCTCCAACCCGCCTTCCGGTCGATTTCGCCCTGTCACCCTCCCAACTTCGCTACCATCAACCTCGTGGCCACCCCTCCGCTCCTCGAAGTGACGGACCTCTCCATCGCCTTTGGAGAGCATCAGGCCGTTCACAGCCTCTCGCTCAGCATCGCTCCCGGCGAAACGCTCGGCCTCGTCGGCGAGTCCGGCTCAGGCAAATCCGCTACCTCGCTGGCCCTCCTGCGGCTTCTTCCCCCGACCGCACGCCTCACCGGCAGCATCCGCTTCGACGGCATCGACCTCTTTAACCTCCCCGAATCAGCGATGCGCCGCCACCGTGGCCGCAACATCGCCATGATCTTTCAGGAGCCAATGACCGCACTCAACCCCGTCATGCGCGTCGGCGCACAGGTAGGCGAAGCCCTGCAGGCACATCATCCCGAACTCTCCCGCAAAGCCGTTCGCAGCCGCGTCATCGACGCCATGAACGAAGTTGCCCTGCCGAACGCCGAGCAGCGGCTCACCGACTATCCGCACCAGTTCTCCGGCGGCCAGCGGCAGCGGCTCCTCATCGCCATGGCAATCATCAACCGCCCACGCCTGCTCATCGCTGACGAACCGACCACCGCCCTCGACGTCACCGTGCAGGCACAGGTCCTCGCGCTCCTCAAAGACCTCCGCAAGACTCACAACCTCGCCATGCTCTTCATCTCGCACGACCTCGCCGTCGTTGCCCAGGCCTGCGACCAGCCGACCGACAAGGTCGCCGTCATGCAGCACGGGCGCATCGTCGAACAGGCGCTGACGCAGGACCTCTTTCTGCAGCCGCAGCATCCCTACACCCGCCGCCTGCTCGCCTCGGTTCCCACCATGCAGACCGACCGCACAGTACCATTGGCCACGCTTCGATAGCCCTCAGCTTCCCTCAAGGCCGCAATCAGACTAGACTTTAGTTTCGTGCCTCCGCGCCGAATACCGATTATGCGCGCCCTGATCCTCTCCGACATCCACGGCAATCTCGAAGCTCTCCAGGCAGTTGTGGCCGCCGCTGCGGGCACCTACGAGCAACTGTGGAACCTTGGCGACATGGTCGGCTACGGTGCCAGCCCGAACGAGGTTCTCGACCTTCTCCGGCCCATCTCCAGCCTGAACGTACGCGGCAATCACGACCGCGTCTGCTGCGGCCTCACCTCGTCGATTGGCTTCAACCCGGTCGCTCGCGCGGCTGCCCAGTGGACCCAGGCCGAACTCACACCGGAACACCTCGACTGGCTCCGCGCCTGTCCGCAGGGTCCGCTGCACCCGCTCCAACCGGGCATTACCTGCGCGCATGGCTCGCCCTTGAACGAAGACCACTACATCCTCAACATGCGCGACGCCTGGGCTCCCCTCCAGCAGATGACGACCCCGCTCACCTTCTTCGGGCACACCCACGTTCAGGGCGGCTTCGCTCAAAAGGAGCACGAGTGGCAGGAGTTCCATCCTCACTACACGACGCGGAACGACGCCAACGCCTGGGCCATCCAACTCCAGCCCGGTGTCCGGCACCTCATCAATCCCGGCTCAGTAGGCCAGCCCCGCGACTCCGACTGGCGCGCCGCCTTCGCCATCTACGACTCCGACACCCAGGAGATCATCTTCCACCGCGTCCCCTACGACCTCACCGCCGCCCAGGGCCGCATCCTCATGGCCGGCCTCCCCGAGCGCCTAGCAGCCCGCCTCCGCGAAGGCCGCTAACCCTCCTGCTCCAGGAAAACCACGGTCACTTATTTGACAAACGCTGGCCGCAGAACAGGGTCTATTTCCCTCAAAGACGCAAAAAAGGCTCTAGACCCCGCCGACAGGTCCAGACTTAACCCACCTGTTTTGAATATTTTGGACTCTAGAGGAAATGATAAAAGCGCCTGACGCCGGGCAGGCGCCACTTCGTGGGGTGTTGGACGCTTCGCGTTAGAGGGTACCTCTGATTAGGTTCTGTTTCGTTTAGGGCACGGGTTTAGGCGCTGAGGTACGTTTTTCGTTCAGAACTTCCTTACGGCTAGACGGCCGTCTCCTGCTCCTCAAGCGCCACCGCCAACTCCTCCCATTCGGTAAGCAGCTTCGCCCGCCCGCTCCGCAACTGATCTAACTCTCCGGCAATGCGCTGCGAATCTTCAGCAGACACGAAGACCCCAAAGGTCTCTTCGGCAGCAGCAATCGTCGACTCAACGCGAGGGATCTCGGCCTCGACAAACTGCAGCCGCTCCTCCAACTGCTTCAGCTTGATCGGGTTCAGCCGCTTCACCTGCGACTTCGGCACAACGACCGGCGCAGGCGCAGGCGTCGCCACCGGCACGGAAACCGAGTTTGTAAGCGCGGCGGTCACCTTCTCCGGACCACCCTGCTTGCGCCAGAGGTAGTCCTCATAGTTGCCGGGATAGATGTGGACGCGCTTGTCCTCGACCTCGAAGACGCGGGTCGCAAGCCCGTCAATGAAGTAGCGATCGTGCGAGACGAAGAGGACCGTGCCGGTAAAGTTGCGAATCGCATCCAGCAGCACGTCCTTCGCCCGAAGATCAAGGTGATTGGTAGGCTCGTCGAGCAGCAGCATGTTCGCCGGCGACACCAGCATCTTCGCCATCGCATACCGGTTGCGCTCCCCACCCGACAGCACGCCGAGCGGCTTGAAGACGTCGTCACCCGAAAACATGAAGCACCCAAGCAGGCTGCGCAGCTCCGTCTGCGGAACCTTCGGAGCGATGCCGCTGATGTCGTCTAGCATCTTCGCATTCCCGTCGAGCACCTTGTACTGGTCCTGCGCAAAATAGTCCGCAAGCACGTTGTGCCCGAGCTTGATGTTGCCCGAGGTAGGGTCTTCCAGCCCGGCAAGCATGCGAATGAGCGTCGACTTGCCCGCACCGTTCGCCCCAACCAACGCAATCCGATCCCCACGATCGATGGTGAAGCTCACATCCTCAAGGATGCGCTTGGGCTCATAGACCTTCGTAAGGTGCGAGACCTCAATGACCGTGCGCCCCGAGGCGGGCGGCTGAGGAATGCTGAAGTGGATGGTCGCCTCGTCCTCCGGCACCTCGATCCGCTCAATCTTGTCCAGCTCCTTGATGCGGCTCTGGACCTGCTTGGCCTTGGTCGCCTGCGCGCGAAAGCGGTTGATGAAGGACTCAAGGTGCTCGATCTGGTCGCGCTGGTTCTTGTACGCGGACATCAGTTGCAGGCGGCGCTCTTCCTTCTGCTTCAGGTACTTCTCATAGTTGCCGAAGTAGAAGTGCGCCCGCTTGTTCCACAGCTCAACGGTCTTGTTGACGGTCACGTCGAGGAAGTAGCGATCATGCGAGATCAGCACAAACGCATTGGGATAGTTGCGGAGATAGTCTTCAAGCCAGTTGCGGGTTTCAAGGTCAAGATGGTTCGTCGGCTCATCGAGCAGCAGCAGCGAGGGCTTCTGCAGCAGCAGCTTGGCGAGCGCAATCCGCATCTGCCAGCCGCCGGAGAACTCCTCCGTCTGGCGTGCCCAGTCATCCTTCGAGAAACCAAGTCCGCCGAGCACCGTGCCTACCTGGTAGTCCAGCGTGTAGATATCGTTCGCGTGGAGCAGGTCGGTAATGTGCGAGTAGCGGGCGGCGGCAGTCTCGTACTCCGGGCTGCCGGGGGCATGCTCGGATAGCTTTTCTGAAAGAACCTCCGCCTCCTTCTCCATATCGCGCAGCTCGTCGAAGGTTGAGAGGCACTCATCGAAGACCGACCGGCCCTTCAGCGCGAGGCCATCCTGCGGCAGATAGCCGAGCGTCATGCCCTTCTGGCGCGTCAGGGTGCCATAGTCCAGCGACTCGACGCCCGCGATGACCTTCAGAAGCGTCGACTTGCCCGTTCCATTGCCACCGACAAGGCCGGTGCGCTCATCCGGGTTGATGAGCCAGTTTGCATCTTCAAAGAGCAGTTTTTGGCCGAAGCGTTTCCCGGCGGCAGAGATCTGGAGCATAGAGTCTATTTTCGCATTACGAGGTCTGCCGACGGCCCGCTACGCGCGGAGCGGTCGTTTCGTGACTTCCATACTGGCTTCGCCGTGGGCCGCCCGTTGGTTGGCAAATAAATCTCATGGCAACCAACGGGCGCCCAACCCCAAGGAGGACATAAGTCACGAAGTGACCGCCACCCGCGCAGGGTGCCCGCGCGGCAGCGCCTATTTTCCAAAAAGCAGGTCATACCTGAGAAGATTGCAAGTACGGAGATCGAATGAACGCGTCGCACGAGAGTACGAGTTCAGCAGAGCCGATCACCAGGAGACGCTGGTGGCGATCCCCGTGGCTGGTTGGCGGCAGCGCGGCCATCCTCACGGTACTGCTCGCCGTTGGCCTGACGCTCGCCTGGTACGCGCATCGTGCGGAACCGATGCTGCGGGCGCGCGTCATCAAGACGTTATCCGAACGCTTCCACAGCCCGGTCGAACTGGATGAGCTTCACGTTACCTTCCTGAGCGGGCTCGGGGTTGAGGGCAGCGGCCTGCGCATTCTCTATATAGCCGGGCCGACCAAGCCGGACGCCCGCGCCGGTGCGCCGCCGATGCTGACGATCCGCTCCTTCCAGTTCCGGTCCGGCTTGCGCGAACTCTTCGAGCCGACGCTGCGCGTGCTGACCGTCGAGGTGCAGGGCGCGGAGCTGCACATTCCGCCAAAGGAGGACCGGGGCCCGATCTTGCGGGACGATCCAACCCGGCGCGGGCAGCCGCGCGAAGGCATTCTCGTCGACAAAATCGTCCTTTCGGACCTGAAGATCGTCATCGAGACTCGCAAGCCCGGCAAAGTCCCACTCGAGTTCGACATCGGCAACCTGACCCTGACAAACGTCGGCCTGAAGCAGCCCCTGACCTACGACGCGACGCTGCGGAACCCGAAGCCGGTCGGCGATGTCCGCGCCGTGGGACACTTCGGGCCGTGGCAGGACGACAATCCCCGCGACACGCCGCTCGATGGCAGCTACATCTTCTCGCATGCCGATCTGTCGACGATCAAAGGCATCGGCGGCATGCTCTCCTCAAACGGCAAGTTTGCAGGGACGCTGGGCGAGATCACGATCGATGGTGTCTCCGATACACCGGACTTTCGGCTGACGATCAGCAATCACGCAGTGCCGCTGCACACCAGCTTCCATGCAATCGTCGATGCGACAAGCGGCGACACCTACCTGCAGCCGGTAAACGCGCGACTCCTGCACTCGGACATCCTGGCGACCGGCTCAGTGACGCGGCAGAAGGGTGTACCCGGCCACGACGTAGAGCTCGATATTGTGATGAACCACGCACACGTCGAGGACCTGCTGACCCTCGCCGTGCGGACCTATCCTCCAGTGCTGCGCGGTTACGTGGCGGAACGCGCCCACCTCAGCATTCCGCCGGGCCCCGGGAGCGTGACGCGCCGGATGCACCTGCAGGGCTCCTACGACGTGGAGCAGGGGTCATTCAGCAATGCGAAGCTGCAGCAGCAGATTGACGAGTTGAGCCAACGGGCGCAGGGCTGGCCGGAGCGGGCGAACGCACAGCAGGCTGTCCCGGCCAGCTCGACCATGAAGGGCAGCTTTACGCTGGCCGACGAGCACGTCAGCGTCCCCGAAATGCACTACGAGATTCCCGGCGCGAAGGTGCAGGTGGAGGGCCAATATGGGCTGGACGGCGCGGCGATGGACTTCCACGGGACCGTCCGGACCCAGGCGACGGCCTCGCAGATGGTCGGTGGGTGGAAGAGCCTTCTGGTGATGCCGTTCGACGGTCTGCTGAAGCGGAATGGAGCGGGGGTCGAGGTGCCGTTCAAGCTGGGTGGGACCCAGAAGGACCCGAAGCTGGCGCTTGATTTTCCCCACAATGCGGGCGGCTTACACGTGGTGCGCTAACCGGCCTGGAAGACGAACCGGGGCCTCCCTGCTACTCTCAGAGCATGGAGGCTGATGTCCTTACAGCCACAACTCTTCCCTGAACCGCAACAGCCCGAGGTTCAATCCAGACAGGCTAACGCCGGAGCACCGCCTGTGCGGCTGGCTCCCCTGTGGCTGCAGCGCATCTCGCTGTTCGTGCTGGTGCTTTTCTGCGTCTACCTTGGCGTCCTGGTGACGATTCTGCCGTGGTGGGTGCGGGTCTGGGACCAGAATATGTTCATCCTTGCGCGACCTCATCTGGCCGCCTTCCTGCATCTCGGTGCGGTGCGCGGCTTCATCTCCGGCCTGGGCTTGCTGGATATCTGGATCGGCATCTCCGAGGCGGTCCACTATCGTGATCACCGTGCATAGCGTTCCGCTGGAAAGTAGACAGGCATGACGATCCCTGACCCTCTTGAACGGGCTCCGCTGGCCTATGAGAATGCCGAGTTTCTCGACTCGCCGGACGGCCGTCTGCTCCGCATCATGTCGGAGTACGCGGAGCCGATGGCGCGCTTTCAACGGCAGCGCATTCAGGATACGGTCGTCTTCTTCGGCTCGGCGCGCTTCCACTCGGAGGAAGCAACGAAGCAGGCATTGACCGGGCTTGAAGGTGACGCCCTGACGCGCGGGCAGACTGCCGTTGAGATGGCAAGGTTCTACGAGGACGCCCGCACGCTTTCGGGCATGCTGACCTCATGGGCGAAGACGCTGCCGGGCAAGCACCACCGCTTCGTCGTCACATCAGGCGGCGGGCCGGGCATTATGGAGGCGGCGAACCGTGGGGCATACGAGGCCGGCGGCAAGTCCATCGGCCTCAACATCAAGCTGCCGCGAGAGCAGTTTCCCAACCCGTACATCACGCCGGAGCTGAACTTCGAGTTCCACTACTTCTTCATGCGCAAGTTCTGGTTCGCCTACCTCGCCAAGGCGCTGGTGATCTTTCCCGGCGGCTTTGGGACGCTCGACGAGATGTTCGAGATCGTCACGCTGGCCCAGACCCACAAGCTGGCGAAGAACATTCCCATCCTCATCTATGGAACGGCTTACTGGAACAAGGTCCTCAACATCGAAGCCCTGATCGAGCATGGGGCCGTCTCGCCCGAGGACCGCGCGCTCTTCCACTACGCCGATACGCCCGAGGACGCCTTCGCAATCCTCAAGGCGACACTGGCTGGCGAAGTATCCTCGCGCGGCAAGATGCAGCGCGACGATCCCGCCGGAGACGGTGTACCCGCAGCTCCCGCACCGACTTCGCAGGAGCTGCTCGGGCCCGATATCGCCAAAACTCGCGGCTAAATCAGTGTCCCGCGAGGGGGAAGATAGATTGTTACCCCTCGCCTGATATTGAAGGCCCATTCTTGGTGCAGTCACAGCCCCGTCATCTTCCGCTGCCAAACTCTACCTAAGTAACCTTCGGTCCTGGGAGCGGCTATGAGTGAGTCGAGCGTATCGTACCTTTGGCGGGAACGGGATGCGGCAAAAGGCTTTGCCGCTGGCGTATCACTCCACAGTCACACCAACCAGTCCATGGAGACCCTGGACTTTATCGCAGAGATGTCGGCGGGCAAGAAGATCCTGCAGGCCATCATGCTGTGGGCTGAAGAGCGCAGCGCCCGCACGACCGGCATTCGCCCAAACTATGCCGCAAGCTACTGGACCCCGCCGCTCACGCCGCGTCTCGCCTTCGATCTGGAGCGTAACCAGATCGAGCAGCTCACGCAGCTTCCGGGCATGGTCTCCATCACCGACCACGACGACATCAAGGCCCCCATGCTGCTGCGCTCGATCGACTCAGCGCGGCACATCCCGGTCTCGGTCGAGTGGACGGTCCCCTTTGCGGAGACGGCGTTTCATCTCGGCATCCACAATCTCCCAAGCGCCACCGGCGCAGCGTGGATGGAGCGGCTACAGGCGTTCACGGCGATGCCCGTCGCGACACGCCCCGCGCAACTGATCACCGACATGCTCGCGGAGCTGCACGAGATGCCGGGCGTACTCCTGATCTTCAATCACCCCAACTGGGACCTCTACCAGGTCGGGCAGGATCTCCACAACGTTCGCGTGAATGACTTCCTTGCCATCAATGGGCAGTTCATCCATGCGCTGGAGTTGAACGGGCTTCGCAACTGGAAAGAGAATCAAGAGGTCTCGAAGCTGGCCGCCCAGTGGAACTACCTCGTCATCAGCGGTGGCGACCGGCACGGCGTGGAACCGAACGCGAACATCAACCTGACGCATGCCACTACTTTTACCGAGTTCGTCCACGAGGTGCGCTGCGAGCGCAAGAGCCATGTGCTCTTCATGCCGCAGTATGCGCAGCCGTGGAAGCACCGCATCC
Coding sequences:
- a CDS encoding LOG family protein; translated protein: MTIPDPLERAPLAYENAEFLDSPDGRLLRIMSEYAEPMARFQRQRIQDTVVFFGSARFHSEEATKQALTGLEGDALTRGQTAVEMARFYEDARTLSGMLTSWAKTLPGKHHRFVVTSGGGPGIMEAANRGAYEAGGKSIGLNIKLPREQFPNPYITPELNFEFHYFFMRKFWFAYLAKALVIFPGGFGTLDEMFEIVTLAQTHKLAKNIPILIYGTAYWNKVLNIEALIEHGAVSPEDRALFHYADTPEDAFAILKATLAGEVSSRGKMQRDDPAGDGVPAAPAPTSQELLGPDIAKTRG
- a CDS encoding ATP-binding cassette domain-containing protein, coding for MATPPLLEVTDLSIAFGEHQAVHSLSLSIAPGETLGLVGESGSGKSATSLALLRLLPPTARLTGSIRFDGIDLFNLPESAMRRHRGRNIAMIFQEPMTALNPVMRVGAQVGEALQAHHPELSRKAVRSRVIDAMNEVALPNAEQRLTDYPHQFSGGQRQRLLIAMAIINRPRLLIADEPTTALDVTVQAQVLALLKDLRKTHNLAMLFISHDLAVVAQACDQPTDKVAVMQHGRIVEQALTQDLFLQPQHPYTRRLLASVPTMQTDRTVPLATLR
- a CDS encoding ABC-F family ATP-binding cassette domain-containing protein, yielding MLQISAAGKRFGQKLLFEDANWLINPDERTGLVGGNGTGKSTLLKVIAGVESLDYGTLTRQKGMTLGYLPQDGLALKGRSVFDECLSTFDELRDMEKEAEVLSEKLSEHAPGSPEYETAAARYSHITDLLHANDIYTLDYQVGTVLGGLGFSKDDWARQTEEFSGGWQMRIALAKLLLQKPSLLLLDEPTNHLDLETRNWLEDYLRNYPNAFVLISHDRYFLDVTVNKTVELWNKRAHFYFGNYEKYLKQKEERRLQLMSAYKNQRDQIEHLESFINRFRAQATKAKQVQSRIKELDKIERIEVPEDEATIHFSIPQPPASGRTVIEVSHLTKVYEPKRILEDVSFTIDRGDRIALVGANGAGKSTLIRMLAGLEDPTSGNIKLGHNVLADYFAQDQYKVLDGNAKMLDDISGIAPKVPQTELRSLLGCFMFSGDDVFKPLGVLSGGERNRYAMAKMLVSPANMLLLDEPTNHLDLRAKDVLLDAIRNFTGTVLFVSHDRYFIDGLATRVFEVEDKRVHIYPGNYEDYLWRKQGGPEKVTAALTNSVSVPVATPAPAPVVVPKSQVKRLNPIKLKQLEERLQFVEAEIPRVESTIAAAEETFGVFVSAEDSQRIAGELDQLRSGRAKLLTEWEELAVALEEQETAV
- a CDS encoding alkene reductase, with the translated sequence MPSLLDPIQLGDLYLPNRVFMAPLTRLRGTPDHVPTSIMVEYYTQRASAGLIISEATPVDPFGVGYANVPGIWSQQQTEAWMPITKAIHDHGGHIFAQLWHVGRISDPIFLDGQLPVAPSAIAPKGMVSLVRPQREFVTPRALELSEIKGVVEAFRRGAQNAQIAGFDGVELHGANGYLLDQFLQDGSNHRTDEYGGPIENRARLMLECTDAAISVFGPGRVGMHLAPRGDSHGISDSNLAATFSYVARELGKRKLAFIAAREHVAPDSLGPTLKELFGGVYVANEAIHQQAGQQLLDEGKADAVAFGKLFIANPDLPLRFSRQSALNAPVPSTFYAPGAEGYTDYPSLQG
- a CDS encoding metallophosphoesterase family protein, which produces MRALILSDIHGNLEALQAVVAAAAGTYEQLWNLGDMVGYGASPNEVLDLLRPISSLNVRGNHDRVCCGLTSSIGFNPVARAAAQWTQAELTPEHLDWLRACPQGPLHPLQPGITCAHGSPLNEDHYILNMRDAWAPLQQMTTPLTFFGHTHVQGGFAQKEHEWQEFHPHYTTRNDANAWAIQLQPGVRHLINPGSVGQPRDSDWRAAFAIYDSDTQEIIFHRVPYDLTAAQGRILMAGLPERLAARLREGR
- a CDS encoding class I SAM-dependent methyltransferase, with product MRVADLCDPHSRGTLPDRTPSLQEQFGPIDIYLFDQLLRARITPGMTIFDAGCGSGRNIVYLLREGYPVFGVDSDPSAIDHVRWIAASLAPTLPANNFRVESIENTSFPDAFADVVLCNTVLHFARDDEHFEAILHGAWRALRPGGLFFCRLASTIGMEHQHLGGRRFLSPDGAERYLVDEALLLKWTHDLDAELLDPIKTTVVQDQRCMTTWVIRKNA
- a CDS encoding AsmA-like C-terminal region-containing protein; the protein is MNASHESTSSAEPITRRRWWRSPWLVGGSAAILTVLLAVGLTLAWYAHRAEPMLRARVIKTLSERFHSPVELDELHVTFLSGLGVEGSGLRILYIAGPTKPDARAGAPPMLTIRSFQFRSGLRELFEPTLRVLTVEVQGAELHIPPKEDRGPILRDDPTRRGQPREGILVDKIVLSDLKIVIETRKPGKVPLEFDIGNLTLTNVGLKQPLTYDATLRNPKPVGDVRAVGHFGPWQDDNPRDTPLDGSYIFSHADLSTIKGIGGMLSSNGKFAGTLGEITIDGVSDTPDFRLTISNHAVPLHTSFHAIVDATSGDTYLQPVNARLLHSDILATGSVTRQKGVPGHDVELDIVMNHAHVEDLLTLAVRTYPPVLRGYVAERAHLSIPPGPGSVTRRMHLQGSYDVEQGSFSNAKLQQQIDELSQRAQGWPERANAQQAVPASSTMKGSFTLADEHVSVPEMHYEIPGAKVQVEGQYGLDGAAMDFHGTVRTQATASQMVGGWKSLLVMPFDGLLKRNGAGVEVPFKLGGTQKDPKLALDFPHNAGGLHVVR